The genomic stretch GAAATATTTGCTCTGTTACTAATTAGCATTTGTGTGAAATATTTGCTGTTGCTATGACATTAGCACTTTAACTTGAATGCtttcctttttttcatttcatgtagGCAATGACACATGTGAAAGACATTGAGCATAGACTACAAGGcaaactgaaaaacaaaaataaaacccGAGGACTTCCACTCTCTGTAGAGGGTCATGTCCATTACTTGATACAGGAAGCCACTGATGACAGGAATCTCTGTCAAATGTACATTGGATGGGCTGCTTATCTCTAGCTAGAAGCAGTTTGCCAATAGACATTGCACATCTAATGTACTAGGCTGGGCTGCTTATTTCTAGAAGCAGTTTTAGTGATTAGTTTCTTTATGTATTATTGCTTCATTGTCTTGGTTATTCTCCTGTATTGGACAATTAGGGTAAATTGTGTCATAAACCCCACTACAGACGTCCCATAACAGCTGACATAAGACACTATTTGAAATGTGATATATGGACATGTGCAGCCCCATAAAGAAGAACATTTTATCAGTAGTCACTGGGGTCCTTGTCTGTAGACATTCAAGTTACCAAGATTGAATCAAATATGCAACTCAATTTTCTGAGTCAGTGGAAGTGATTCAGTTATAATTTAAGCCATGGATGATAGAGGAACCACTACTGCCTATGTTTGAAGTTCAAGTACATTGAGTATACTGTCATCTTTCGATCACATGGTGACAGGCTTTGATGTACATCTCTCTCCCACTGGGTAGGAGTGGAAATAGATGGACCATATCTTGATATATCTAGCAAACAAGTCAATGCAGGTTTGCAGTTGGCATCAAAAGAGGACAGTATCATGAATTTGCATGAACTCGGGAGGATGATATATTAGTGCTTACAACACTGTCATTATTATGCAAAGTATTCATATTTACGTACTTTTTGAACATAAACTGCCTTTCTttgttaaataaaacaaacagaaactcaacttttcttttttgtgtgttttattttgtaccGGGCTGCATAATGAAGCTATGGAAGGACTTGGCTTACACATGCAGAATAACTACACATGTACTTTTCATAACAATAAatcaaaaaattaattgaaaagtTGGAGTCTTGTTTTAAAGACTACATAGATATGTGTGTTTAACTGAAATAGAACAACATGCAGTTGGCCATGGTTCTTACAAGAACACAATGCGGTATTCAAGTGTCATCTATTGCAATAGAACAACATGCAGTTGGCCATGGTTTTTACTAGAACACAATGTGGTCATCTATTGCAATAGAACAATGTGCAGTTGGCCATGGTTCTTACAAGAACACAATGCGGTATTCAAGTGTCATCTATTGCAATCATTTTGGTACTGTAACTTACAGGTAAATATTTGAAACAGTCCATATCATAAAGAAtcacaaaattaaataaattgaaCTCTTCAATTCCtcttattgtaaataaaaactgCGTGCTAACAACACCGTAAATGTAAGAATAAGATCTATTAGTATGAACTCGTTACTatggtaatttgtaaaaatgaattcatagtaaTGAGGGATACCTACATATGGGAAAGATATGTCTGACTAGCCCAAGTCATAAGGGTTGATTGCAGAGTTGAACCAACTGATAAATGTTCAGTGAACATTTTTGTCAGGTTTGACCTATCATTTGCAACCAGGTTCAGACCAACTCAGAAAAGTTGCTGGTAGAGTTGGCCAAGcggaaaaaaaaattgccctGGGTCAATTTCTCTGTTTGGAAACTGCGGATAAATCAAGAATGTCATCTTAATGCTAATGTCAATCATGGCAAGTAAGGTTTATCATTAAATAAGTTCTCACACAAGACATTGACTTGTCTAAATATTACTAAAAACACTGTCTTAATAAAGTCAAGTCTGATTATGTATGTTAAAATTTCTTATCTACGAAGTTGGGctgcatattaaaatgtaaagttCTAGTcctaaaatttacatattaaaatgagACTCTTACCTTGAAATGTACAAGTGATTATGAAATGACTTGCTATAATACAGTATATGttaagaattttaaaaaaccaCTTCACCATTGGTAACAATGATATATTATTGAGAAATGTCAACTGTCAGATTTATCAACAAAATGACAGTCTAGATGACTCAAGAAACAATGGTGAGCAGTATATAAACATTCCCTTTGAAaatcttacatgtacagtatatacaaatttgttatgaaatgtacatgttattttgtacatttcaacaaaCCTAAAAATGCATAATTTTAGACAAATTGGCTAGATATGATGATCCTAAAAAATTGTCCTGTGTTTGAATGTAATGCTACTGCATGTCATGTGTTTGAATGTTCTACTGCTGCCTGTCAATGTGTTTGAATGTTCTACTgcaatacatatttacattacacatcaatgatgaaaaataacacAACCTAACATATCAATTCACAACTACTAAACAGGTATATCATAAACCCAACACAGCAACAATACACATCATAATGTACTACAAAAATACCACTGACAAACTGAAAACAACACAAATACACCTAACAATaactattacatgtagtaaagaaatacatgtatgacactGCTGACAAACCTAACCTAACACAAACACATTTCACAATCTatcaattttaaaagaaatctaACATTGACAAACCAAACCTAACACAAAACACATTGTAAggttaatattataaaataaataataacattgaCACATCTAACACGACCAACACATCTCTTTATCTATAATAACctaaacacaaatatatttcataatctATGATTATAAAAGAGAAATTccaaacaaacatcaacaaatctAACACCAATACATTtcatcataaaataaaatatcaccGATAAATAAAAAGTTAATACATCTATTcacaaaaattatttttcatttaattatattaataatgaCATGTCTCTCTACTACTATAAAAAATACATAGAAAGTACTAAACATgactaatattaataaaaaatctaaaatataaacattaaagTAGTTCATCTACaaatttaatatacaatgatatTAAAAGTACACCACATGTAcgtaataaaacaaatgaagaTTTCTAGGACATATTCCTTATCCTGGACTAAATTGGATTTATGGCAAGTCTATCAAATAGTTACttattagtgaaaataaataatttatgagGTTATTAAAATCATAAATGCCCAATGACCTataaaatgatcacatatattctAAGTTATGGTAAAATCTGAGTATTAATATCCTAAGTTAATATGAACTCTTGAGGGAAAATACATCTCTTTCCATTAATTCAACATTAGATAATGTAGAAAGTGGGTGATGGTTTATATCGCAATGATTATAACATTGCATATTTCATAAACTCTTCTGTTTGAAGAAAATAGTTGTTATACCTACATTCATTTCCCCGTCTATACACGCATGAAATGCAACTAATTTGAATTGTCTCCTACAGTACAGAGACTCTATCATCTTAAAACGTTCCATTTGATATAACACCCGAGTAAAGTGATTCCACTGCATCCCACActcacatttacatgtacatcaaacgTACCATAACACAATAAGATATGGTAATACCTCAGCTTCTTTCATCACAAAATGGGACAATGTATACTGCAAACTATAACCCACTTGAAATACTCAGTAAATTGTGTTGCCTTGAATAAAAAGACAAATGTTACCTAACTCTTAAAGTCATTGTTAGATAGTCTTGCAGCATATGccttgaatgaatgattgactGATGTGCTACAGCTTAAAACACTGATGATAAAGTTCTCTTTATCTTCTCTCTTTTCCCATAACACTGTGCAATGCCATGGGGTACATGAGCTGATGGCGTTCCTGTCTCTGATGCAGCTTGTATATGTTTCATTTGATCATCAAAGAACAAATGAGGCTTGATTGTTTCTAGAAATGGGGCCTTAGTTGCACCACTCAGAAAGAATGTTTCATCCATTTCCAAACCCCATGATCTGAGTGTCACTAGGGCTCTTTTACCAGCACTGGCCATACTACGGGCAGTCACTAAGTAGGTACGGATTGGATTATCAGTGTAAGAGGCTACATCTCTTGGAAACTTCTTCTGAACTCGACCAAGTCTTTCAGCAAATTTCTTCAGAGGCCCCTAAATAGTAAAGTAGTAAGTGGTACATAAATTAACATTAGTTAAGTTATCGAGTTGTTCAAGATAATATTCACAATATCATGACTGTACATGATCAGAACCtactttacaaattgaaaaGCCAATTTCTTTaataatataacaaaaaaacaaaatttcttTGACGAATATTCATAGGTTTTTTCAGAGAAAGATTCTCCAACACATGGTTTTCCAAATGGTATCTGTGTTGTgtatttcttcttatcagatgtacagccattacagattggaagaacagtcttatattgtctttttaagttgatgtcagtttctgcatccactatttctcataaGACttaacaattttgattttactATTTTGTTTCTCGAATATGTCAAAATAAGTTAAAgatcagcagtgaaaaactaggtggggaactaggtggggtcgagtaACCAAAGAGTTactttttttaggcctaattactgtgattttataaaattatgtgTCCCTCAAGTTGTATCACAGGCACAACATAAAACTCCTTTTCTTAAACTATCATCATCAGCGACAGATTCATTCCAAGttctttgtctttttttaagtcAATACTTCCTAGTTTGAGTTTCAGAGCTGGTTTCACAAGATACATGCACTATCCATTATATCAACCTATAAAGTCACTTTATAATTAAGTAGTATGTGGACATGTCTTGACAAGTATGTTTGCAGTGTACTATTACAACCAAAATTTACATGAACCACTGGTAAACACTGGCgtaattaacatacatgtaattaaagaCCCATTGTTTCATTTAATCAGCTGAGAATGTTTTAATAGTTAGCCGAGTATTTCTAATGCTATATGTTCCCAagatcagtgtgtgtgtgtttatgtatgtatgtatgtatgtatgtatgtatgtatgtatgtatgtatgtatgtatgtatgtatgtatgtgtgtgtgtgtctgtctgtctgtctgtctgtctgtctgtatgcatgtatgtatgtatgtatgtatgtatgtatgtatgtatgtatgtatgtatgcatgtatgcatgtacacatgtatgtatgcattttacCACTGTGGATTTAAATTCTAACGTATGGTTTGAGTCTGACAACATTCATCTCTCTCAATTGAGATATTGTGTGGATACTGGGGTACTAAATTAAATCCAGAGTAGCTGTTACTTATTTATCTCTCCTACATGTGTGTCCATATATTTGATTTACTTGTCTCATAATATGGTGCTTGCTGAAGCAGGTGATCAAACCCTAACACAACATctcaaaaaaatacaatttgctGACAAACTATAAAAAGACATGATTTCAGTTCCACATACCTCTCCTATAGGGTCATTAGCTTTGGCAGTTTCATGAGTAAAGAAGGATTCAAGTCCACTTTCTTTGACAATTCTTTCTGATTCGTCAGAAAATAGTACTGAATCACCATCAAATGCCACTCTCAGTTGTTTAGTTGGGTGATTTACAGACTGTTGCTGTACTACTGCTGCTGCAATACCTAGAATAAGACATATATACAAACTGGTGAGTTGTTGGAGTTGGGTGATTTACAGTCTGTTGCTGTAACAGTGCTGTTGCTATACCTACaataagatatataaatattacacaaactAAGCAATTGACTCGTGCAATGATCAATTTTATACAATAAAGTTCATTGAgtactagtatatatagtattgcATTATTTCACTTAGTTCAACATGAGACATCGCTACATGAATGGTAGTTAATTGATAAGTACAGCAGATTTCTGTGTACTTACCATTTTCCAAGGCTTGCTTCACTTGGTCTTCATCACAGCTGAGAAATAAGCCAGTATTCCAAGCCTTTAAATATTCAATAGGGTTGGACCCCCCTGTCATAGATGCACGTTCAATCTTCAATCCTGTATAACAAAACTCTCTTGCATTACACAATCACACAAAACTTGATGCATTAACTCATACTGCAATATCAATTACCTAAGTACTTGGTAGGTGGTATAAAGTAATACAGATGCGAAACTCGATCTCAGTCCATTCCCCAGTATTTGATCGTGTTTACTTGTCAAGGGATGCAATTTTGGATAGTATAGTTAACTTTTGTCAAATACTGCATGACATATTGCAAACTTGGTAATGAAACAATATTTGGTATAAGTTCATGAATTTAACTTCGTACTGAATGCACCAAAATTTTCAAATAGCTCACCAAATATGAAGTTAATTCATGAACTAATAGACAATGTTTGTGCAGATGAGTTTTCATCATAACATTTGGTATATCCTATACAGATATATATTGTGTCAGTCAGCATACATGAtcattttattacattgtacatatgtatgcagttttatataaaatatatgatgtacatcTAGAATGTTTTCCTTTGCATAGAATTGTCTGCAAAGTGACATATTTTGAACCATACATGATGTATTATACTTTACCATAATGATTGATAGAATTTATAAGTCTGATGGAGGTGTCACCATGGTTTTGTGTAACCAAGACAACATCGAAGACATCTTCTTCTTCTGGATTGCGTTCCAATAACCTTTCATTCACATACTGGAGAGCCTAAAAGAaccaaattcaatatatttctgCAAATTATCTTCGCATACAGTTTCCAATGAATAATGCCTTAGACTTATAATAATGTGCAGAATTACAAAGGAAGTGAAATTAAGAGTTTTTTGAGGATTGGGAAATATGTAAAGGACTTACTTTAATGAAGGAGAAAGCTGTGCCACGCTTACATGGATCATTTTCATGTTTCTTCTGGTAGCTAATATATTCCTCTAAACCACACCTCTCATAGAGTTCATGCTCTTCATCCAAATCAAACAAGGCTCTTGATGAAACAGCAACAACCAATGCTTTCTTGATATCAGCCtgcaagaagaagaaaaaaaaagttttaaaaacatACCAATATTAAAAATTACAAACTCATACAAAAGTCAAAATGATGAGATACAACCAGTTACACtgatgtgtaatatttataatttgaaattcGAAAAAAAACCCGGAGACGACAACAAATGGATTTAAAGCGCCAGATGACCCCGTGACCTTTGACTCTACAGtttataaacaaatacacaaaatggAACGGCTTATGGAGCAATCTCTAGAAAATTTAGGCCAAATATTTACAGATTTACGACCGAAAGGAGTAgatttatgatatttttagTCTGAAAACTGAATTGATTATGAATATTCAGGTAACTGCGTCGTTGCCACAAATTTGCACAAACAACTTTGGGTTGGGCGAATTGGGATTCTAtttttctttgcaatttgagGCGAGAGTGTTGTAAAACGCACTTCTTTGAATTTCCTTTTCTTTGGAGTATTGAACGCTATGCCTGATTCTTCTACGGGCCTTTTCGTGCCGTTGCATTCTTCGATATTTATCGCAGGAATTTGTAAACCGTTTTGAGTAGCCATTTTCCTGGGGTAGGTGTTTAAAGTTTGTTGACTCTCTGCTCCAATACCAAGATTTGTCTTTTTAGTTATTTGGCACAGGTATTTTATGAAAACACTCTCATTTTTTAaactattttaatttttgtcatggAACAATGTTAAAATGGTTTAAAGGAACCTGCACTAGATTTAACGCATCGCTTCTCTACATTAATCTTCGTTAGTTTTCGGAAAGGCCTGAATATTTTTCCGATTATATCCGATTAGCCGAGTGGGCATTGGAGGAAATATACAACAACAGGGCGCTAAACTTGTATGCTAATGTGCTGCCATCTTTGTTGTTAGAAGTCGCGAAAGAAGCATGTCTCGCCGAAGAGCCTACAGTGATGACGAAGAAGATGGTAAGAAAGGTTTCCGTTTACCTAACAGAATTGTAACCTAAACTTTGCCAATTCATACAGATTACCTCCTGAATATATTATTGCAACAGCTTCGTATTTCCGAACGATGTGTGAGGGCGGCATGACAGTGACAATAATACAGCTGGGCCACATGTCTTTTCTACAATTTAGACACAGAGCATCTCATGACTGCAACatgtttataatatatttaatatattcttATTATTCGTTATAAAATGTTTAagaatttccaaatgaaagtattacatcaaaataaagatttttttcataattgaTTCATTTAATAATTGATATTGACAAGAACATAATTTAAAATTATAACATGTAGGATTTGTAGGTGAAGTTTAACTGAATTTCAATACCGTCTTCTGGTAACTTTGATCTGCATGtatatttcatcttttaaaCTATGAGAAACGTTCACATATATTCTTgaaattttgttcttttttgatATTACTTAATTAATTAAAGTAGAAAATGAATGgacaaaatatgatttttgcACTTCAAAATGATAGGTGAGCCAACCAAACGGTTGAGCAAGAATTATTAATTTCAGTTATTTTATCAGTTCTTGTAAAGAaaagaaagataacattaatgacTTTTTTCATTATTCTTACCCTGACccaatatatcattatttcaaaacactAAGGCCTAatgaaacaaattgtgtggttccatttactctcaattttagaataggtggggtaggttacgggtagattttttattttattttgttatacatttttttttctgtgtgggtgtctacaaaaaaaagtagttcaagttttccattgttttccaagtggtttctgtgttgtttatttcttcctatgagatgtacagccattacaaattggaagatcagttttagtttgt from Glandiceps talaboti chromosome 12, keGlaTala1.1, whole genome shotgun sequence encodes the following:
- the LOC144443156 gene encoding cytosolic 5'-nucleotidase 1A-like, with translation MATQNGLQIPAINIEECNGTKRPVEESGIAFNTPKKRKFKEADIKKALVVAVSSRALFDLDEEHELYERCGLEEYISYQKKHENDPCKRGTAFSFIKALQYVNERLLERNPEEEDVFDVVLVTQNHGDTSIRLINSINHYGLKIERASMTGGSNPIEYLKAWNTGLFLSCDEDQVKQALENGIAAAVVQQQSVNHPTKQLRVAFDGDSVLFSDESERIVKESGLESFFTHETAKANDPIGEGPLKKFAERLGRVQKKFPRDVASYTDNPIRTYLVTARSMASAGKRALVTLRSWGLEMDETFFLSGATKAPFLETIKPHLFFDDQMKHIQAASETGTPSAHVPHGIAQCYGKREKIKRTLSSVF